In Lonchura striata isolate bLonStr1 chromosome 18, bLonStr1.mat, whole genome shotgun sequence, one genomic interval encodes:
- the KCTD10 gene encoding BTB/POZ domain-containing adapter for CUL3-mediated RhoA degradation protein 3 isoform X2, translated as MSGESVVSSAVPAAATRTTSFKGSSPSSKYVKLNVGGALYYTTMQTLTKQDTMLKAMFSGRMEVLTDSEGWILIDRCGKHFGTILNYLRDGAVPLPESRREIEELLAEAKYYLVQGLVDECQAALQNKDAYEPFCKVPVITSSKEEQKLIATSNKPAVKLLYNRSNNKYSYTSNSDDNMLKNIELFDKLSLRFNGRVLFIKDVIGDEICCWSFYGQGRKIAEVCCTSIVYATEKKQTKVEFPEARIYEETLNILLYESQDGRGPDNALLEATGGAAGRSHHLEEDEERERIERVRRIHIKRPDDRAHLHQ; from the exons ATGTCGGGAGAGAGTGTGGTGAGCTCAGCAGTGCCGGCGGCCGCGACGCGCACGACGTCCTTCaaggggagcagccccagctccaagTACGTGAAGCTGAACGTGGGAGGGGCCCTGTACTACACCACCATGCAGACCCTGACCAAGCAGGACACCATGCTCAAGGCCATGTTCAGCGGGCGCATGGAAGTGCTCACGGACAGCGAAG GCTGGATCCTGATTGACCGCTGTGGGAAGCACTTTGGGACAATCCTGAACTACCTGCGGGACGGGGCCGTGCCGCTCCCGGAGAGCCGCCGGGAGATCGAGGAGCTGCTGGCCGAGGCCAAGTACTACCTGGTGCAGGGGCTGGTGGATGAatgccaggcagccctgcag AACAAGGACGCGTACGAGCCCTTCTGCAAGGTCCCGGTGATCACCTCTTCCAAGGAGGAGCAGAAGCTGATTGCAACCTCCAACAAG CCAGCAGTGAAGCTGCTCTATAACAGAAGCAACAACAAATATTCCTACACCAG CAACTCCGATGATAACATGCTGAAGAACATCGAGCTCTTTGACAAGCTGTCCCTGAGGTTCAACGGGAGGGTGCTGTTCATCAAGGATGTCATTGGGGATGAGATCTGCTGCTGGTCCTTCTACGGGCAGGGCCGCAAGATCGCCGAGGTCTGCTGCACCTCCATCGTTTATGCCACCGAGAAGAAACAGACCAAG gtggAGTTCCCAGAAGCCCGAATTTACGAGGAGACCCTGAACATTCTTCTGTACGAATCCCAGGATGGGAGGGGGCCGGACAATGCCCTCCTGGAAgccacaggaggggctgcagggcgcTCCCACCACctggaggaggacgaggagcgGGAGCGCATCGAGCGCGTGCGGAGGATCCACATCAAGCGCCCGGATGACAGGGCCCACCTGCACCAGTGA
- the KCTD10 gene encoding BTB/POZ domain-containing adapter for CUL3-mediated RhoA degradation protein 3 isoform X1: MEEMSGESVVSSAVPAAATRTTSFKGSSPSSKYVKLNVGGALYYTTMQTLTKQDTMLKAMFSGRMEVLTDSEGWILIDRCGKHFGTILNYLRDGAVPLPESRREIEELLAEAKYYLVQGLVDECQAALQNKDAYEPFCKVPVITSSKEEQKLIATSNKPAVKLLYNRSNNKYSYTSNSDDNMLKNIELFDKLSLRFNGRVLFIKDVIGDEICCWSFYGQGRKIAEVCCTSIVYATEKKQTKVEFPEARIYEETLNILLYESQDGRGPDNALLEATGGAAGRSHHLEEDEERERIERVRRIHIKRPDDRAHLHQ, translated from the exons ATG GAAGAGATGTCGGGAGAGAGTGTGGTGAGCTCAGCAGTGCCGGCGGCCGCGACGCGCACGACGTCCTTCaaggggagcagccccagctccaagTACGTGAAGCTGAACGTGGGAGGGGCCCTGTACTACACCACCATGCAGACCCTGACCAAGCAGGACACCATGCTCAAGGCCATGTTCAGCGGGCGCATGGAAGTGCTCACGGACAGCGAAG GCTGGATCCTGATTGACCGCTGTGGGAAGCACTTTGGGACAATCCTGAACTACCTGCGGGACGGGGCCGTGCCGCTCCCGGAGAGCCGCCGGGAGATCGAGGAGCTGCTGGCCGAGGCCAAGTACTACCTGGTGCAGGGGCTGGTGGATGAatgccaggcagccctgcag AACAAGGACGCGTACGAGCCCTTCTGCAAGGTCCCGGTGATCACCTCTTCCAAGGAGGAGCAGAAGCTGATTGCAACCTCCAACAAG CCAGCAGTGAAGCTGCTCTATAACAGAAGCAACAACAAATATTCCTACACCAG CAACTCCGATGATAACATGCTGAAGAACATCGAGCTCTTTGACAAGCTGTCCCTGAGGTTCAACGGGAGGGTGCTGTTCATCAAGGATGTCATTGGGGATGAGATCTGCTGCTGGTCCTTCTACGGGCAGGGCCGCAAGATCGCCGAGGTCTGCTGCACCTCCATCGTTTATGCCACCGAGAAGAAACAGACCAAG gtggAGTTCCCAGAAGCCCGAATTTACGAGGAGACCCTGAACATTCTTCTGTACGAATCCCAGGATGGGAGGGGGCCGGACAATGCCCTCCTGGAAgccacaggaggggctgcagggcgcTCCCACCACctggaggaggacgaggagcgGGAGCGCATCGAGCGCGTGCGGAGGATCCACATCAAGCGCCCGGATGACAGGGCCCACCTGCACCAGTGA